A region from the Vicia villosa cultivar HV-30 ecotype Madison, WI linkage group LG3, Vvil1.0, whole genome shotgun sequence genome encodes:
- the LOC131655734 gene encoding protein INCREASED RESISTANCE TO MYZUS PERSICAE 1-like produces MLLGKRPRPPTMRRTRSMSGGLSVDMQSHDNQITTNTVESHHEEASVMSLQPHHAVVIKGTETHGELVESTVMFPSHTTTTLTTTNTKNNINHNNDPVSASAHVIYSTPHFLRICGLCNCPLAPTRDIYMYRGDTAFCSLECREEQIKQDRRKEKWKVSVSNKEDHRVPPPRTAKASTAACS; encoded by the exons ATGCTACTTGGAAAACGTCCTCGGCCACCGACCATGAGAAGAACCAGAAGCATGAGCGGTGGTTTGTCCGTGGACATGCAGTCACATGATAACCAGATCACTACCAACACCGTGGAATCACATCATGAAGAAGCATCAGTCATGTCTCTGCAACCGCACCATGCGGTTGTGATTAAAGGAACGGAAACTCACGGTGAATTAGTGGAGAGTACAGTGATGTTCCCTTCACACACAACCACAACCTTAACCACCACAAAcactaaaaataatattaatcatAATAATGATCCTGTGAGTGCGAGTGCACATGTCATATACAGTACACCTCACTTTCTCCGAATTTGTGGCCTCTGTAACTGTCCTTTGGCACCCACTCGAGACATCTACATGTACAG GGGAGATACAGCATTTTGCAGTTTGGAGTGCAGGGAGGAGCAAATAAAACAAGACCGGAGAAAAGAAAAGTGGAAAGTTTCTGTTTCCAACAAAGAAGACCACCGTGTACCACCGCCGCGCACGGCCAAAGCTTCCACTGCGGCTTGTTCTTGA